The following DNA comes from Kaistia sp. 32K.
GCCGGACCTCCTGTTCGTGCACGGCAACATTCTCATAGAGGATGCTGCCGCTCGCCGTCAGCCGCTGCCCCATGCCGTCCCAGTCGTCGAGAATGGTGACGCCGTCGCGGCCGACCGGCAGCACCACGCGGGCGGGATTGCCGTCCTCGTCCAGCGCGCTGGTCGAGAAGATGTCGGCGTAGAGCGTGCCCGTGCTGTAGAACTTGCGGCCGTTCAGGCGATAGCCGTCGCCGTCGCGCGAGAGCCGCGCCGAGACCTCGGCCGGTCGCGGCGTCTCCAGCTCGGTATGCGCGCCGCCGAAGAGAACCCCGGCCAGCGCCTTCTCCGCATAGTCGCGCGCCTCCGGCGAGGCCGGGTTGGCGAGCGCCGCTTCGCCCTGGTTGAAATGGGTGCGGAGCGCGTGGGCGACGTTCGAATCCGCCGACGCCACCGCCGTGATCGCCTCGATCAGGTCGGCGATCGATCCCCCCGGCCCGCCCAGGCCGGAGGGAACGCGCAGGATCGTGATGCCCGACCGGCGCACCGCGTCGAAGGCCGCGAAGGGCAGCTCGCGATCGCGATCCCGCTCCGCCGCGCCGGCCGCGATGGTTGCCACCAGCTGCGGCAGGCCGGCGAGGATTTCCGCGCGGTCGACGGTGTGCGGGCGCGTCGCCGGCCCGGTGGAAGCGGCAGAACTCACTTGAGATGCGCCCCGAGGATCCGCTTCGCATTGCCGGAGGCGATCAGCGCCTGCTGTTCGGGCGAGAGCCCCGCGTCGGCGAACACCTTCTCCAGGATGGCGCGGCTGCCGCCCGGCCAGATCGGCCAGTCGGTGCCGAAGACGACGCGTTCGGCGCCCAGGATGTCGACCAGGAGGCGCACCACGGCCGGCTCGAGACCCATGATGTCGAAATAGACATTGGGCCGGCGTCCGGCGGCGCGCGCCTCGGCGCTGTACTCTTCGGTCTCGCCCGCCGCCAGCACCAGCGCGCCGGCGCCGATCGCGGTGAAGATCAGGTTCAGGTCCGGCAACTCGTCGAGCACGCCGCTGCGCAGGATGGAGAAGAACGCCGCGCCGTTGATGAGGCCGCGACCAAAACCATAGGCCGGTTCGCCGCCGCCGGCGCGCAGCGCATCGGAATTCGGCGCGCCGACCGGATGCACCAGGACGGGCGCCTTCAGCCTCGCCGCGACCTCCAGCACCGGGCGCACCGCCTCGATGCCCGGGAATTTCTGGTCGCGCGAGGAATCGATGACAATTCCGACATGGCCGAGCTCGGTGATGGCGCGCTCGGCTTCGCGCGCGGCGACCTCGCCGGCGAAGGCGTCGACGGTGGCGAGCGCCGCGAGCTGGCCCGGATGGCTGGCGACCGTCTCGGCGAGGAAATCGTTGATGCCGCGAATGGCGTCGATATCGGTCGGCCCTTCCGTGCCGAAGAAGCCTTCGATCGTCGCGCTGAGAAGACGCAGCTTGACGTCGCCTTCCCGGCTTTCCTCGGCGAGCAGACCGGGATTGGTCATCCGGCTCCAGCGCGTGGTGCGCGTCTCGCGCTCGGCCTCGGTGAGCTCGGCCGGCAGCTCCGGCTTCCAGCTGGTGGGACGGATGTGGGCGTGGACGTCGATGATGTCCCAGGTAGAGCTAGCCATGTGTCAGGTCCGATCCGAGTTTGGTTCGAGAGAAGAATTCAGGTCGACGAGCGCCTGCAGGCGGCCGGCCACGTCGGCCGAAAGGCGACCGTTCAGGTGGTAGTCGGCGACGAAATGCTGCCGCCAGCGGGCGGGATCGTGCAGGGAGTGGACGCGGGCGTTGCGCCAGAAGCGACCGATGGCTTCCGGCGGCTCGCTGCCGTCGTCGACGAAATCGGCCAGCTCATTGCCGACCTCCGGTCCGAAGACGTAGGCGAGGCTCTTGGCCTCGTCGACGGCGAGCGCCGTCTCGACCAGAAGCGCCTCGTCGCGGAGTTCGAGCAGCGAGCGGTCGATCAACCGGGCGGCGCGAAGAACCAGCGCGCGGGCCGCGGCGCTGCGCGCCTCGAGGACGCCGAGACGCTCGCCCAGCCCCCGCGCCGCGATGAAGTCGGGCGCGGCACGGGCCGCGAGACGCGTCGCCCCGGTGGCGCCGCCGGCGGCGATCGCTGCGTGGATCAGCTGGCTGCCGGCGAAGAGCGCCGCGAGCAGCGCCGGGTTCGCGCCGTCGCGATGGATGACGTGGTCGGCCTCGACATAGACATTGTCGAGCACGGTCGTGCCGCTGAACGTCCCCCGCTGGCCGAACGCGTCCCAGTCGGCCTGCACGTCGAGCCCCTCGGCGTCGCGATCGACATAGGCGACGAGGAAGCGCCCGTCGGGATCGACCGCGATGACCGGCACAACATGCGCCGTCAGCGCGCCGGTCGAGAAGAACTTCTTGCCGTTGACGCGGTATCCGAGTCCATCCGGAACGATCGACGTGACGATGTCCCGGCGCGACTTCCGCCAGGGTTCGGCGAGTGCATTGCCGAAACGCGCGCCGTCCAGGATGCGCGGATAGAAATAGGCCTGCGTCCGCTCGCCGGCATGCTGGATGGTGTCGACGAAGTCGTAGTGGTTCTGCGGCACCTGGGCGAGCGACACGTCGGTGGCGCCGAGGATGAGAAACACCTCGATCAGCGTTTCGAACGGCAGCGCCGCGCCGCCATGGCGCTTCGGCACCTGGATGCCGAGAAGCCCCGAGGCTTCGAGCGCGCGGAGTTCCGCGACCGGCACGCGGCGTTCGCGGTCCACCTCCGCCGCGCTCCTCGACCACAATTCGGCGAGGGCCTGCGCGGCGTCGATCGCCTCGGCATGGGAACGGATCCGTCGCGCCGGAGCGACGGCGGGGCCTTCGGAAGGTCGATAGGTCATGATGATCCTAACCCGCCGCGCGCAGCGCCCGGGCGCGCGCCGTGTGGATGTTTTCCGGCGCGGGAACGCCGTAATGCTCGCGCAGCGTCCGGCCCTCGTACTCGGTGCGGAACAGACCGCGCTTCTGCAGCACGGGGACGACATGGTCGGAAAAGGCGGCGAGCCCGTCCGGATAGACGTCCGACATGATGTTGAAACCGTCGGCGGCGCCCGCTTCGAACCAGCTCTGGATATGATCGGCGATCTGCTCGGGCGAGCCGACGACGAGGCGATGCGCGCCGCCGCCCTGGGCGATGATCTCGCGCACGGTCAGCCCCTCGCTGGCGAGGGCGAAATTGGCATCGGCCCAGCCGCGCGAGCCCGGCGCGGAGCGGATCCGCTCCAAGAGATGCGTCGGCACGGGCTTGTCGAGGTCGAGCTCGGATGGCGCAACGCCCAGCCGGGCCGCATAGCGCGGAAGCTGCTTGTCGATGCCGGCGATCTCGTCGAGCTCGCGCTTGCGCGCCCGCGCCTCGGCTTCCGTGCCACCGATCACCAGCGAGATGCCGGGCAGCACGGCGACGGTGGCGGGATCGCGGCCATAGGCGCTCGCGCGGCGCTTGATGTCGGCGTAATAGGCCTGCGCCTCGCCCAGCACCTGCTGGATGGTGAAAACGCCCTCGGCGAACTGCGCGGCGAGATCGCGCCCCTGCGGCGAGCTGCCGGCCTGCACCAGCAGCGGCCGCCCCTGCGGCGAGCGCGGCACCTGCAGCGGGCCGGTCGCGGCGGCGTATTTGCCGACATGGCCGGTCTTGTGGATGCGGGCGTGGTCGGCGAAGACGCCGCTCGCGAGATCGGCGACCAGCGCGTCCGCCTCCCAGCTGTCCCAGAGCTTCAGCACGAGATCGACGAATTCCGCCGCCGCCGCATAGCGCTCCTCGTGCGGGGGAAGCTGCGCGAGCCCGAAATTGGTCGCGGCGCGCTCGTCATAGGTGGTGACGATGTTCCAGCCGACGCGGCCGCCGCTGATGTGATCGAGCGACAGGAAGGCGCGCGCCAGATTGTAGGGCTGGCTGAACGTCGTCGAGTTCGAGACGATGAAACCGATATTCTCGGTCGCCAGCGCCATCGCCGTGGTGAGCACGATCGGATCGATCGTCCACATCGGCGCGGTCGAGGGATCCGGATGGATGGCGAGCGCGTCGGCCAGGAACACGGCGTCGAGCTTGCCGCGTTCGGCGATCCGCGCCACCTCCTGGAAATGGGCGATATCGACGGTCGCGAGCGGCCGGCCCTGCGGCGAGCGCCACGAGGCCGGATGGGCGCCCGAGCTCTGGACGTTCACATTGATGCGGAGCTTGCGTTGGGTCATGCGGGAAGTCTCAGTTTTGGCTGGCGAGCGCGGCGGGCAGGGTCCGGTAGGTCCGGCGCCGGTCGGCGAAGAACTGCCAGTAGCGGTGGAAGCCGAGCGTCTCGGACGCGGCGCTCGCGCCCAGCACCTCGATGACGCGGCTGATCTCCGTGCGGCCGATATAGGCAGCGAAGTTGCGCGCCAGCCCGATCTCCGCCGGCACGTCGTCGGCCGAGGCGGTGGCGGCACTCGCCACGGCCGCCTCGAACAGTTCGTCGAGCGCCGTGAGGCTGCTGATCAGGACGCCGAAGGTGCGGAGCAGATGCGGATCCTCGGAGCCGCGCTCGACGCCGGTTCCGGGCCATGGCCGCGTCCGCTCCCGGGCGTGGCGGCGCGCACGCTCGGCGAAGCCGTGCAGCACGCCGGCCTCGATGGCGAGATCCTCCAGCGCGCGGGTGAGCGGTGACGCGGGATCGAGCCGGACGAGATCGCCCGCGGTCCCGGGCGACGCGGCGGTCGCGGCGTCGCGCAGGCTGCGAATATGGTCGGCGAGAGAGATGTCTTTCGCGAACGCGCGGGGACGCTCGGCGAGATCGGTATGGGTCATGGTCAGGCGGCTCGCTTCTTGCCGGGAATCGCGTCCAGGAGGGCGCGGGTGTAGTCGTGCGCGGGCCGATCGAAGATCGCGTCGGTGCGGCCCTCCTCGACGAGGCGGCCGGCCTGCATCACGCCGACGCGCGAGGCGATCTGCCGGATGACGGCGAGGTCGTGCGAGATGAAGAGGTAGCTGAGCCCGAATTGCTGCTGCAGTTCGCGCAGCAAAGCGAGGATCTGGGCCTGCACGGAGACGTCGAGCGCGGAAACCGCCTCGTCGCAGACGATCAACGCCGGCGACGGCGCGAGCGCCCGGGCGATGGCAACCCGCTGCCGCTGCCCGCCGGAGAGCTCCGAAGAGCGCCGCGACAGCACGCTGCGCGGCAGTTGCACCTGATCGAGCAGCTCGAGGACACGCCGCGCCCGGCTGCCGCGATCGCCGATGCCGAAGCCCTGCAGCGGCTCGCCGACGATCTCGCCGATCGAAAGGCGCGGATCGAGCGAGGCATAGGGGTTCTGGTAGATCGGCTGCACGAGCTGGCGGTAGCGCCGGTGCCGCGCCCGGTCGAGACCGCCGATCGCCTGCTCCTCGAAGAAAATGTCGCCCGCCGACGGCCGGGTCAGGCCCAGCGCCATGCGCGCGAGGGTGGATTTGCCGGAGCCGGATTCGCCGACGAGGCCATAGGTCTCGCCCCGCCCGATCGACAGGCTGACCGCGTCCACCGCAGTGAACGACGCCGCGCCGCGCCGATCACCACCGAGCGCGAAGGCCCGCGACACGCGCTCGACCCGGAGCAGCGGCGCGCCGTCCGAGGTCGCGGGCGTGCCATAGGGCGCGGTGGGGGTCAGGCCCGGCGCGCTTTCGACCAGCAGCCTTGTATAGGCATGCGCCGGCGCGGCGAAGACCTGCCCGGCGGGCCCGTGTTCGACGATCTCGCCGTCCTTCAGCACGACGATGCGGTCGGCCCGGTCGGCTGCCAGCGCCAGATCATGCGTGATCAGCAGCATGGCGATGCCGCGCTCGGCGGTCAGCCCGGCGATGTCGTCGAGGATCTGCTTCTGGACGGTCACGTCGAGCGCCGTGGTCGGCTCGTCGGCGATGATGAGCTTCGGCTCGGCGGCCAGAGCGCCGGCGATCAGCACGCGCTGCCGCATGCCGCCGGAGAGCTCGTGCGGATACTGGTTCACCCGCTGCTCGGGATCGCGGATGCCGACGCGCTTCAGCAGCGCGATCGCCTCGGCCCGCGCCTGCCGCTTGTCGGCGAGGCCATGCACGAGAAGCGCTTCGGCGAGCTGGTGCCCGATGCGCCGCAGCGGGTTGAGGGCGACCATCGGATCCTGCGGGATCCAGCCGAGCCGCCGCCCGCGCACCCGGTTGAACTCCGTCTCGGTCAGCCTGGCGAGATCCTGCCCCTCGAAAACGATCTCGCCACCGTCCAGCACGGCCGAGCCCGGCAGCATGCCCATGACGGCGCGCGCGATGGTGGACTTGCCCGAACCGGATTCGCCGACAAGCGCGACGACTTCGCCGGGCTTGACGGCGAGCGACGCCTGCCGCACCGCCCGGTGCGCACTGGCGCCGAGGCGATAGGAGACGCTGAGATTGCGGATTTCGAGCAGGGGTGAGGTGTTGCGCGGGTCGGCCATCAGAACGTCTCGCCTCGTTTGCCGTCGAAGGACCGGGCGATGCGGTTGACCGAAATCACGGTGGCGGCGATGACGAGCCCCGGCATGGTGGTGAGCCACCAGGCGTTGCGCATGTAGTCGCGCCCGCCGGCCACCAGCAGGCCCCATTCCGGCGACGGCGGCGGCGCG
Coding sequences within:
- a CDS encoding acyl-CoA dehydrogenase family protein, whose protein sequence is MSSAASTGPATRPHTVDRAEILAGLPQLVATIAAGAAERDRDRELPFAAFDAVRRSGITILRVPSGLGGPGGSIADLIEAITAVASADSNVAHALRTHFNQGEAALANPASPEARDYAEKALAGVLFGGAHTELETPRPAEVSARLSRDGDGYRLNGRKFYSTGTLYADIFSTSALDEDGNPARVVLPVGRDGVTILDDWDGMGQRLTASGSILYENVAVHEQEVRRAGAGGPSPAARHASTFRQLFLAACIAGIVRNVLADAVQHAREKARPTTHSPAGSARTDLFIQAEIGEIAAASQVADQLTAHAARTLDGSFAAIQREDAELHRILEHAAVTVAAGQVALGPIALSAAERIFNVGGASATSRRYNFDRHWRNIRTILSHNPLAYKAQVVGDQLLNGTDVPQAGGFF
- a CDS encoding amidohydrolase family protein, with amino-acid sequence MASSTWDIIDVHAHIRPTSWKPELPAELTEAERETRTTRWSRMTNPGLLAEESREGDVKLRLLSATIEGFFGTEGPTDIDAIRGINDFLAETVASHPGQLAALATVDAFAGEVAAREAERAITELGHVGIVIDSSRDQKFPGIEAVRPVLEVAARLKAPVLVHPVGAPNSDALRAGGGEPAYGFGRGLINGAAFFSILRSGVLDELPDLNLIFTAIGAGALVLAAGETEEYSAEARAAGRRPNVYFDIMGLEPAVVRLLVDILGAERVVFGTDWPIWPGGSRAILEKVFADAGLSPEQQALIASGNAKRILGAHLK
- a CDS encoding acyl-CoA dehydrogenase family protein: MTYRPSEGPAVAPARRIRSHAEAIDAAQALAELWSRSAAEVDRERRVPVAELRALEASGLLGIQVPKRHGGAALPFETLIEVFLILGATDVSLAQVPQNHYDFVDTIQHAGERTQAYFYPRILDGARFGNALAEPWRKSRRDIVTSIVPDGLGYRVNGKKFFSTGALTAHVVPVIAVDPDGRFLVAYVDRDAEGLDVQADWDAFGQRGTFSGTTVLDNVYVEADHVIHRDGANPALLAALFAGSQLIHAAIAAGGATGATRLAARAAPDFIAARGLGERLGVLEARSAAARALVLRAARLIDRSLLELRDEALLVETALAVDEAKSLAYVFGPEVGNELADFVDDGSEPPEAIGRFWRNARVHSLHDPARWRQHFVADYHLNGRLSADVAGRLQALVDLNSSLEPNSDRT
- a CDS encoding LLM class flavin-dependent oxidoreductase, with product MTQRKLRINVNVQSSGAHPASWRSPQGRPLATVDIAHFQEVARIAERGKLDAVFLADALAIHPDPSTAPMWTIDPIVLTTAMALATENIGFIVSNSTTFSQPYNLARAFLSLDHISGGRVGWNIVTTYDERAATNFGLAQLPPHEERYAAAAEFVDLVLKLWDSWEADALVADLASGVFADHARIHKTGHVGKYAAATGPLQVPRSPQGRPLLVQAGSSPQGRDLAAQFAEGVFTIQQVLGEAQAYYADIKRRASAYGRDPATVAVLPGISLVIGGTEAEARARKRELDEIAGIDKQLPRYAARLGVAPSELDLDKPVPTHLLERIRSAPGSRGWADANFALASEGLTVREIIAQGGGAHRLVVGSPEQIADHIQSWFEAGAADGFNIMSDVYPDGLAAFSDHVVPVLQKRGLFRTEYEGRTLREHYGVPAPENIHTARARALRAAG
- a CDS encoding ABC transporter ATP-binding protein — its product is MADPRNTSPLLEIRNLSVSYRLGASAHRAVRQASLAVKPGEVVALVGESGSGKSTIARAVMGMLPGSAVLDGGEIVFEGQDLARLTETEFNRVRGRRLGWIPQDPMVALNPLRRIGHQLAEALLVHGLADKRQARAEAIALLKRVGIRDPEQRVNQYPHELSGGMRQRVLIAGALAAEPKLIIADEPTTALDVTVQKQILDDIAGLTAERGIAMLLITHDLALAADRADRIVVLKDGEIVEHGPAGQVFAAPAHAYTRLLVESAPGLTPTAPYGTPATSDGAPLLRVERVSRAFALGGDRRGAASFTAVDAVSLSIGRGETYGLVGESGSGKSTLARMALGLTRPSAGDIFFEEQAIGGLDRARHRRYRQLVQPIYQNPYASLDPRLSIGEIVGEPLQGFGIGDRGSRARRVLELLDQVQLPRSVLSRRSSELSGGQRQRVAIARALAPSPALIVCDEAVSALDVSVQAQILALLRELQQQFGLSYLFISHDLAVIRQIASRVGVMQAGRLVEEGRTDAIFDRPAHDYTRALLDAIPGKKRAA